A single region of the Carassius gibelio isolate Cgi1373 ecotype wild population from Czech Republic chromosome A14, carGib1.2-hapl.c, whole genome shotgun sequence genome encodes:
- the LOC128027263 gene encoding PHD finger protein 6, whose protein sequence is MSGQRKGASVRLRKCAFCRTNRDKECGQLLVSENHRVAAHHKCMLFSSALVTSHSDSENIGGFSIEDVKKEIKRGNKLMCTSCHRPGATIGCDVKTCRRTYHYYCALWDKAQTKENPSQGIYLVYCRKHRDSSQDGSDDEQGVAANDSDSSPPRSRGRGRFEKSRIRGVSRGQSDDTRSTSSQGNDDTESSSHRDRSPLRGSPSDSGLRCGFCHAGDEENETRGVLHSDNAKKVAAHYKCMLFSSGTVQLTTTSRAEFGNFDIKTVIQEIKRGKRMKCTLCAQLGATIGCEIKACVKTYHYHCGLQDKAKYIENMARGIYKLYCKNHSGNEERDEEDEERESRSKEKAAIDSRADPPPQLNGN, encoded by the exons TGTCAGGACAGAGAAAAGGGGCTTCAGTTCGTCTTCGAAAATGTGCCTTCTGTAGAACCAACCGGGACAAGGAGTGTGGACAACTACTGGTGTCTGAGAACCACAGGGTGGCAGCCCATCACAAGTGCATG CTTTTTTCATCAGCCTTGGTCACATCTCACTCGGACAGTGAAAACATTGGAGGCTTTTCTATTGAAGATGTTAAGAAGGAGATAAAAAGAGGAAATAAACTA ATGTGCACTTCCTGTCACCGGCCCGGTGCGACCATCGGCTGTGATGTAAAGACGTGTAGGCGGACGTACCACTACTACTGCGCTCTATGGGACAAGGCCCAGACGAAGGAGAATCCCTCTCAAGGCATCTACCT GGTTTACTGTCGCAAACACAGAGATTCCTCTCAAGATGGCAGTGATG ATGAACAGGGAGTTGCGGCCAATGACTCGGATTCATCTCCACCGAGGAGCAGGGGCAGGGGGCGTTTCGAGAAAAGCAGAATCAGAGGGGTGTCACGCGGGCAGTCAGATGACACTCGATCCACCTCATCGCAAGGCAATGATGACACGGAGAGCTCCTCGCAT CGGGACCGGTCTCCTCTGAGAGGCAGCCCCAGTGATTCAGGCCTTCGCTGTGGCTTCTGTCATGCTGGTGATGAAGAGAATGAAACGCGTGGGGTGCTCCACTCGGACAATGCCAAGAAGGTTGCTGCCCACTACAAATGCATG CTTTTTTCTTCGGGTACCGTCCAGCTAACCACCACCTCACGTGCCGAATTTGGGAATTTTGACATTAAAACGGTTATCCAGGAAATCAAGAGAGGAAAAAGAATG AAATGCACGCTGTGCGCGCAGCTTGGAGCCACCATTGGATGTGAGATAAAAGCCTGCGTAAAGACCTACCATTATCACTGTGGCCTGCAAGACAAGGCCAAATACATAGAGAACATGGCTAGAGGCATTTACAA GCTCTATTGTAAGAATCACAGTGGAAATGAGGAAAGggatgaggaagatgaggagagagagagtcgCAGTAAAGAGAAAGCTGCTATTGACAGCAGAGCAGATCCTCCACCGCAGCTCAATGGCAACTAA